A genome region from Bombina bombina isolate aBomBom1 unplaced genomic scaffold, aBomBom1.pri scaffold_2739, whole genome shotgun sequence includes the following:
- the LOC128644611 gene encoding ribosomal RNA-processing protein 8, whose amino-acid sequence MPLSFALVLLIPFPSQTFYAMTLFSCRGVLLVAEVSSRFSDIRQFLNAMSLLGFKNVTKNTDNSYFYLFEFNKTSLGKDCSKHPGLQLTPCLYKKR is encoded by the exons ATGCCTCTCTCATTTGCCCTCGTTTTGCTGATTCCATTTCCTTCACAGACTTTTTACGCCATGACACTTTTTTCTTGTAGGGGGGTTCTGCTAGTAGCTGAGGTGAGCAGCCGCTTCAGTGATATCAGACAGTTTCTTAACGCTATGTCTCTGCTGGGATTCAAGAATGTTACAAAG AACACAGACAACAGCTACTTCTACCTCTTTGAGTTCAATAAAACCAGCCTAGGCAAAGATTGTTCAAAGCACCCGGGGTTGCAGCTAACCCCATGTTTGTACAAGAAGAGGTGA